The Sesamum indicum cultivar Zhongzhi No. 13 linkage group LG6, S_indicum_v1.0, whole genome shotgun sequence genomic interval tgagaaaattatgcTGATCCCATTGTTGTTTCCTAGGTTGTCTGGAGCTATAATATTATAGCATAATGTTGAAAACCTAAAAGGGTTGGATTTTAATACCACACTAAAATGATTTACATTTTCCCTGAGGTTGAAGGATGATTTTGAgtcttattaaaatttaatactgAAACGTTGTACACTACATTTGTCCATATTCCATGTTTGAAGTCCAAGTATTACtccaatttgattttttaaaaaatgctatTCTGTCATTGGATTCCAATTCTTTGTCCAGGTCTCAAATTTTGGCAGATTCTGGATCAAATATTTTGTCGGATGGTACCAAACTCTTGCTGTGTTTGGAATTGGGAGATTCAAATAGGAGAGCTGCATAAAGATGTATTAACCCTGGGGTCTACTTATCATACCCAGTTCGTGATCGGATCCAGAATTCGAACAATTTAGACCCAAGAGGTTATTTTAAAACCCATTTTGTAGATTGTTTTTTAACAAAACAATAACTCAAAAGTCATAGCTTTGGGGCGAAGCCACATCACCCCGTTTTGGACGAAATCCTACATTACGTGTCCtctaattaaccaacaaaATACACTTTTGCTTTCTTGTCCACTCTTCAATTACCCATTTTATCCCTCAATTAACCAGCCGCTGAAAGGTTATAACTGTCAATTCAGCACCCCTCGACCCCCCTTTCTCAACTTTCCTCATCCTTCCGACCTCTTCCACTCGCACGTTTAATCCGCTTCCCTTATTTCCTGTAATTCCATCTGTGTCCCTTCCATGGCCGCCATCTCCAGCTTCTCCTCTCATCCAAACGCTAACCCGAACCCCAATTTCATCTCCCCCATGCTCCAGCCATACCTCGAACAGCAGCAGGAACGGATACAACCTGAACCGCCGCCGGATGACGCAACCCCGCACGACCCCTTTTCCAACAAAGACATCGGGGATTCTTCCGCCACCACCGATGACAACTCCAACACCAGTTCTACCATCCCGAACCCAAGCGCAAACGCAAACGCAAACCCCAACCCCAACCCCAACCCAAACGCAAATCCAGGCCCAATTAAGCTCCTTCACGTCTCTTTCAATCAGGACTACGGCTGCTTCGCTACGGGTACTGATCGCGGATTCCGAATCTATAACTGCGATCCCTTTCGCGAGATCTTCCGCCGTGATTTTGACGGGAACGGTGGCGGAATTGGCTCCGTCGAGATGCTTTTTCGATGCAACATCCTTGCGTTAGTCGGCGGCGGGGATTCGCCACAGTATCCGTTGAATAAGGTCATGATTTGGGACGATCATCAAAGTCGATGCATTGGGGAACTGTCCTTTAGGTCTGACGTGCGTGGGGTCCGGTTACGGAGGGATCGAATTGTTGTTGTACTCGAGCAGAAGATTTTTGTGTACAATTTCGCTGATTTGAAGCTACTGCATCAGATTGAGACGATTGCAAACCCTAAGGGACTCTGTGCGGTATCGCAGGTTGCAGGGTCATTTGTATTGGTGTGTCCCGGGTTGCAGAAGGGGCAGGTTAGGGCGGAACATTACGCCTCAAAGAGGACTAAATTCATCATGGCCCATGATTCTAGAATCGCTTGCTTTACACTCTCTCAGGATGGGAATCTTCTGGCAACTGCAAGCAGTAAAGGAACTCTAGTTCGGATATATAACACCCACGATGGTAGTTTGCTGCAGGAGGTAACTTATTGTAATCGTATGGTCattatcttttcttaattttactATTGCCTCGTGTTGGGATTGAGTAGATTTGCAGTTAGTAGAGAAATTTGTTCCATGGTTGTTAGTCTGTGCATTAGTAACAATATAAGACTTGTCCAGGTTTTATTGCATTGTGAAACATGAAAAGCATCAGAAGGCAGAAAGCAGGCCAGGTTACGAGGTTCatacaaaattcaataagCTAGGGTGGAAATAATTGCACTGTCAATACATTTGTGCTTGTGATACTTGATCCATTAGATATTTGCAGATGGAAAACTTTTGATATCTTGTGTCCAACTCGTGTATAATTTGGAAGAAAGCTTGAGCTTTAAGGATAAGCCTCTTTAAACATGAGCTAAAGCGTGAGCTCTAGTTTCAGGCCAGTAGAGCTTGGATCAACTGTCAGGCGTTATTAATGCATATTGTGTCACATTGATTTTGGATACTCATTTGAAGgctttatttatatgattgataAAGGAAAGGACATGCTGCTGTTGCCGGCCAAAGACTATGGCAAGGAGACAGTGATAAGAGGGGTAAATAGATGATATTACTACTGGGTTCTTAAGCCACTGGGTTACCCTCTCAAGTGATTAAAAAGTTCACTTATGAGTATCACAGCCATTGTATTCTTTCATACTCTATCTTTAGCCCCATCGATCTGTGTCATCTGGTCCTGAACTTATGTATATTTACTATCGCCGGTCCTTGTTGATGCCTGCTGCTAATCCAAGAGTGCGTTAACAAGAATAACTATGATTTCCTAAGTTCTGTATAACTGTATAAGCAGGGTTTATGGTTAAGCAAATTAGGATGCAGTAGCTTCTTTCAATTGGCTCTGTTTCTGGTTGCTATGCCTTcttaattcttattattttcttaaaaaaaagatgtcTGTGGTGGATGACTGTTATTTTCTTCCAGGTACATGCACTTTATCTTTTCCTGTGGCCttgctttttccttttatatttcttttctgatTTTATGTCTGTGGTGGAATCGTGTGAAAGAGAGTTTGTCCTCTTTTCTTCTGTGTATTGTATTTTCGTTAATCAGTCTGCATTCTTGCTCTAACTGCAAATTCATGAAACAAAGATCTGAAAGAGAGCCACTCAAATACGGCAGGTACGAAGGGGCGCAGACAGGGCAGAAATATATAGCCTGGCATTCTCCCCCACCGCGCAGTGGCTGGCAGTCTCAAGTGATAAGGGCACCGTTCATGTTTTTAGCCTTAAAGCCAATTCTGGAAATGCTGGAAGTGAGAGATCGACTAGTCCTCCTGGTCCAAATCTTTCTGTTGCAACTTCGagttcctctctctctttcattaAAGGTATAGAGTTTCTTGAAGTTGCACACTTTGTGCTACTGATATATTGAAAACTGTTGTTTTCCTTCATGGATTAATGACAAGTGGACTGGTGTTTGCTCATTAAATTTCACTGTCTAAAATCATTTAGAGAAGGTTTGTGTCATGTGATACAATGGGGGACTCATAAATTGTGTGCTTTAAAATCTGACTTGGGAAGGGCATCCAGTGTGTTTGGTCTTTATTAGTAGAAAGAACAATAAGAATCCTCTGGATGATAGGAGATTGTATATTATAACTGTTTGTGGCAGATATGGTAGAGAATTTCTTTAAAGTACCTGTACAATAGACTAT includes:
- the LOC105163147 gene encoding autophagy-related protein 18a, whose protein sequence is MAAISSFSSHPNANPNPNFISPMLQPYLEQQQERIQPEPPPDDATPHDPFSNKDIGDSSATTDDNSNTSSTIPNPSANANANPNPNPNPNANPGPIKLLHVSFNQDYGCFATGTDRGFRIYNCDPFREIFRRDFDGNGGGIGSVEMLFRCNILALVGGGDSPQYPLNKVMIWDDHQSRCIGELSFRSDVRGVRLRRDRIVVVLEQKIFVYNFADLKLLHQIETIANPKGLCAVSQVAGSFVLVCPGLQKGQVRAEHYASKRTKFIMAHDSRIACFTLSQDGNLLATASSKGTLVRIYNTHDGSLLQEVRRGADRAEIYSLAFSPTAQWLAVSSDKGTVHVFSLKANSGNAGSERSTSPPGPNLSVATSSSSLSFIKGVLPKYFSSEWSVAQFRLPEGSQYIVAFGHQKNTVVILGLDGSFYRCKFDPATGGEMTQLEYHNFLKPEEAF